The proteins below are encoded in one region of Leucoraja erinacea ecotype New England chromosome 26, Leri_hhj_1, whole genome shotgun sequence:
- the matn1 gene encoding cartilage matrix protein, with amino-acid sequence MMGLCTGLLLSALLLVQVNGVPKPKVKPGPQTPAGLCRTKPTDLVFIIDSSRSVRPSEFEQVKVFVSQVIESLSIGPNATRVGVVNYASTVNPEFTLSAHRNKAAVLRAVSQIKPLSSGTMTGLAINFATNIAFNEASGARVKSNAASKVAIIVTDGRPQDRVRDPATRAKQKGIEIFAIGVGRAELNSLREIASEPLEDHLDYVESYSAIEKLSKKFKEAFCVVDLCASGDHDCEQVCVSVPGSYKCACNEGFTLNPDGKTCGTCSSGAVDLGFVIDGSKSVRPENFQLVKKFINQIVDSLDIGDQQARVALVQYSSTVRTEFPLNKFNTKQSIKAAVKRMEYMERGTMTGLALQHLSEKVFLPSLGARDNIPKVGIVFTDGRSQDYINSFAEKIKNQGIKMFAIGVGNALEEELRIIASDPVKDHYHYTADFKTMNQIADKLQVKICAAPKDPCACESLVEFQRKVEKIIKTLTSKLGTFAKKLAALENRLLV; translated from the exons GTCTTTGCCGAACTAAACCCACCGATCTTGTCTTCATCATCGACAGCTCTCGGAGTGTCCGCCCTTCTGAATTTGAACAGGTGAAAGTGTTTGTGTCGCAGGTCATCGAATCCCTGAGCATCGGCCCAAATGCCACCCGGGTTGGAGTGGTCAACTATGCCAGCACGGTCAACCCCGAATTCACCCTCAGCGCACACCGCAACAAGGCCGCCGTCCTGCGGGCAGTCTCCCAGATCAAGCCACTTTCCTCCGGCACCATGACTGGCTTGGCCATCAATTTTGCGACCAATATCGCTTTCAATGAGGCCAGCGGAGCACGGGTGAAATCCAACGCTGCCAGCAAG GTAGCCATCATTGTGACCGACGGCCGACCCCAGGACCGCGTGCGAGATCCCGCCACCCGTGCCAAACAGAAAGGCATTGAGATCTTTGCCATCGGTGTGGGCAGGGCAGAGCTGAACTCCCTCCGCGAGATCGCCAGCGAGCCTCTGGAAGACCACCTGGACTACGTAGAGAGCTACAGTGCCATCGAAAAACTTTCCAAAAAATTTAAGGAAGCTTTCTGTG TGGTGGATCTGTGTGCAAGCGGCGACCATGACTGTGAGCAGGTGTGCGTGAGTGTTCCTGGCTCTTACAAGTGTGCCTGCAATGAAGGATTCACACTCAACCCAGATGGAAAAACTTGCGGGA CTTGCAGTTCAGGAGCTGTTGATTTAGGTTTCGTTATCGATGGGTCAAAGAGTGTGAGACCTGAAAACTTTCAGCTGGTGAAAAAATTCATCAACCAGATTGTCGACTCCCTGGATATTGGTGACCAGCAGGCACGGGTGGCCCTTGTCCAGTACTCGAGCACGGTCAGGACAGAATTCCCCCTCAACAAGTTCAATACAAAGCAAAGCATCAAGGCTGCCGTCAAGAGAATGGAGTACATGGAGAGAGGAACGATGACAGGCCTGGCTCTGCAACACCTGTCCGAGAAGGTCTTTCTCCCGTCCCTAGGAGCAAGGGACAACATCCCAAAAGTCGGAATTGTCTTCACTGATGGTCGCTCACAAGATTACATTAATAGTTTTGCCGAAAAGATCAAAAATCAAG GAATTAAGATGTTTGCGATAGGAGTTGGGAATGCACTTGAGGAAGAATTACGGATAATTGCTTCAGATCCAGTGAAGGATCATTATCATTATACCGCAGACTTCAAAACAATGAACCAAATCGCAGACAAATTACAAGTCAAAATATGTG CTGCACCTAAAGACCCATGTGCCTGCGAGTCACTAGTGGAGTTCCAAAGAAAGGTCGAGAAAATTATTAAAACACTGACGTCCAA ACTAGGTACCTTTGCAAAAAAACTGGCAGCTCTTGAGAACAGACTTCTTGTCTAA